Proteins encoded within one genomic window of Cucumis sativus cultivar 9930 unplaced genomic scaffold, Cucumber_9930_V3 scaffold79, whole genome shotgun sequence:
- the LOC116406253 gene encoding NAD-dependent malic enzyme 59 kDa isoform, mitochondrial-like isoform X1 — protein sequence MLFHLLTHFSIAGFIGVEESHNLYVLFVSPSLFQGCSIGVPSSDGSRILGLGDLGVQGIGIPRLEGEEYLSIVDDFMEAVHTCWPKAIVQFEDFQMKWPFETLQRYRKRFCMFNDDIQGTAGVALVGLLGTVRAQGRPLSDFVNQKIVVVGAGSAGLGVLNMTIQAVSRMAGNNDSSLLYQKQRRKGRDHKKSMVESIRQGVENYNSVFVFTVENMRNLKFKELREQLKSASSKEQLANKFLYAINADAGFDLS from the exons ATGCTTTTCCACCTTCTAACCCATTTTTCCATTGCAGGATTTATTGGAGTTGAGGAGTCCCACAATCTTTATGTTCTGTTTGTTTCTCCATCACTTTTTCAAGGCTGTTCAATTGGAGTTCCATCTTCAG ATGGAAGTCGTATTCTTGGCCTCGGTGACCTTGGAGTTCAGGGAATAGGAATACCTAGATTGGAGGGAGAAGAGTATCTATCAATTGTTGATGATTTTATGGAAGCCGTGCATACATGTTGGCCTAAAGCTATTGTTCAG TTTGaggattttcaaatgaaatggcCTTTTGAAACATTACAACGTTATCGTAAGAGGTTCTGCATGTTCAACGATGACATACAA gGAACTGCTGGTGTTGCTCTCGTTGGACTATTGGGAACTGTGAGAGCTCAAGGGCGGCCATTGAGTGATTTTGTTAACCAAAAGATAGTAGTGGTAGGGGCTGGAAG TGCAGGGCTCGGTGTTCTTAACATGACTATTCAGGCTGTTTCGAGAATGGCAGGGAACAACGATTCTAGT TTACtttatcaaaaacaaagaagaaaaggaagggacCACAAGAAATCAATGGTGGAATCGATCAGGCAGGGTGTGGAAAATTACAactcagtttttgttttcactgTTGAGAACATGAGAAACCTCAAGTTCAAGGAACTCAGGGAGCAGCTGAAGTCAGCTAGCAG
- the LOC116406253 gene encoding NAD-dependent malic enzyme 59 kDa isoform, mitochondrial-like isoform X2 → MILFDLLELRSPTIFMFCLFLHHFFKAVQLEFHLQVDMIVLTDGSRILGLGDLGVQGIGIPRLEGEEYLSIVDDFMEAVHTCWPKAIVQFEDFQMKWPFETLQRYRKRFCMFNDDIQGTAGVALVGLLGTVRAQGRPLSDFVNQKIVVVGAGSAGLGVLNMTIQAVSRMAGNNDSSLLYQKQRRKGRDHKKSMVESIRQGVENYNSVFVFTVENMRNLKFKELREQLKSASSKEQLANKFLYAINADAGFDLS, encoded by the exons ATGATCCTCTTT GATTTATTGGAGTTGAGGAGTCCCACAATCTTTATGTTCTGTTTGTTTCTCCATCACTTTTTCAAGGCTGTTCAATTGGAGTTCCATCTTCAG GTTGACATGATTGTCTTGACAGATGGAAGTCGTATTCTTGGCCTCGGTGACCTTGGAGTTCAGGGAATAGGAATACCTAGATTGGAGGGAGAAGAGTATCTATCAATTGTTGATGATTTTATGGAAGCCGTGCATACATGTTGGCCTAAAGCTATTGTTCAG TTTGaggattttcaaatgaaatggcCTTTTGAAACATTACAACGTTATCGTAAGAGGTTCTGCATGTTCAACGATGACATACAA gGAACTGCTGGTGTTGCTCTCGTTGGACTATTGGGAACTGTGAGAGCTCAAGGGCGGCCATTGAGTGATTTTGTTAACCAAAAGATAGTAGTGGTAGGGGCTGGAAG TGCAGGGCTCGGTGTTCTTAACATGACTATTCAGGCTGTTTCGAGAATGGCAGGGAACAACGATTCTAGT TTACtttatcaaaaacaaagaagaaaaggaagggacCACAAGAAATCAATGGTGGAATCGATCAGGCAGGGTGTGGAAAATTACAactcagtttttgttttcactgTTGAGAACATGAGAAACCTCAAGTTCAAGGAACTCAGGGAGCAGCTGAAGTCAGCTAGCAG
- the LOC116406253 gene encoding NAD-dependent malic enzyme 59 kDa isoform, mitochondrial-like isoform X3, producing MLFHLLTHFSIAGFIGVEESHNLYVLFVSPSLFQGCSIGVPSSDGSRILGLGDLGVQGIGIPRLEGEEYLSIVDDFMEAVHTCWPKAIVQFEDFQMKWPFETLQRYRKRFCMFNDDIQGTAGVALVGLLGTVRAQGRPLSDFVNQKIVVVGAGSAGLGVLNMTIQAVSRMAGNNDSSLLYQKQRRKGRDHKKSMVESIRQGVENYNSVFVFTVENMRNLKFKELREQLKSASRWNLCLEH from the exons ATGCTTTTCCACCTTCTAACCCATTTTTCCATTGCAGGATTTATTGGAGTTGAGGAGTCCCACAATCTTTATGTTCTGTTTGTTTCTCCATCACTTTTTCAAGGCTGTTCAATTGGAGTTCCATCTTCAG ATGGAAGTCGTATTCTTGGCCTCGGTGACCTTGGAGTTCAGGGAATAGGAATACCTAGATTGGAGGGAGAAGAGTATCTATCAATTGTTGATGATTTTATGGAAGCCGTGCATACATGTTGGCCTAAAGCTATTGTTCAG TTTGaggattttcaaatgaaatggcCTTTTGAAACATTACAACGTTATCGTAAGAGGTTCTGCATGTTCAACGATGACATACAA gGAACTGCTGGTGTTGCTCTCGTTGGACTATTGGGAACTGTGAGAGCTCAAGGGCGGCCATTGAGTGATTTTGTTAACCAAAAGATAGTAGTGGTAGGGGCTGGAAG TGCAGGGCTCGGTGTTCTTAACATGACTATTCAGGCTGTTTCGAGAATGGCAGGGAACAACGATTCTAGT TTACtttatcaaaaacaaagaagaaaaggaagggacCACAAGAAATCAATGGTGGAATCGATCAGGCAGGGTGTGGAAAATTACAactcagtttttgttttcactgTTGAGAACATGAGAAACCTCAAGTTCAAGGAACTCAGGGAGCAGCTGAAGTCAGCTAGCAG